AAGACTACGTTTGGATgttgaaaaattaaacttttttacttttatctaacatagttatttgcttcagttaagataaatcatttgtttgttaagttagtttaaaaataacacgcagttttcagacagttattttactttcattcaaattaattgaattaagtaggtgtaacgttggtcctgctgttagatcatcaccgcaagggattgtgggataccatttcctttgcctgccTGGACGGATTtcggtttaagtgtggctttttaaccaaatgtgtttagttgtttagctgttttactgtgttgtgccatgttttgctgagttgttTAGTCCTACTGTggttatgtctctgcaccatgagtaagagTGAATGAGagaatgatgagtttatatagcacccctaccgttTATTGTTGTAAGTATaatgatggaaaattctttaatgattttatgCATAACGTGTATTTTTTcctgtcctttttattgttataaaaatgagcatatctgccggctcaaacttagacatatgatagatcaagaaatataattaattaatatggaaaaaatattaattgaattggagtaatatgacatttagttagataaatacataaatttgagttgtataaacaattattgtgttttatagacgtaagaaattaggttgattaaatttaactcaattatttgttaccaatagaagtaattcatttaaagtggcaaaattggataagttatatatatatgcgtcataaggaaaatggaaacaacatcagaaacttgtgcgtttactttgtctgttcttctactacaagcagaaactctttcttttgctgatgcagctattacttttttgatggacgtataatcttcatacgccatcattaaaacctcagactccgtctcactaaagtgtaacgctttctttttttccacgcgtttccatggcgactccagaaatcggcgatccattgaaaatgtctttatgtacttgacatgcacgtgcattaacccagggttaccaagtcgggcgtaattacgccaactcatatccggtcttttggaaccgacataccccgggtaagcaagttcaggcgtatttcagccagagttcaggcttaaagtcaggctagtttaaacatgcttcctggaataccccctagCTCTGATTTGGGCTTCAGTTGATGTTTGTGATCAGGAACTCTGGATTCTTCTTAGAAGGAGACGTTCTGCCTCTTTAGCAGAGAGCAGAACATTTCTacctctaaaagaaaaaagtcaaaacccaTCTTTTCAAACTATTCTGTTTGTTGTTTCCACCACCACTTCCTTTCACTCTGTGGCTTTGGTAGTCACGTGTGTGAGCTCACTCTGAATCAGTGTCAATAAACACAAAGGTGTAACCACCTACATTTGAAAATTGTCAGATAATGGAGGAGAAATCAACAATTGCAGTTTGTACATGGCCTTACATGACAtgagagatttgcaccacttggAGATTTCACATCAAGCCTCTTTAAGCAGTAGATGGCAGACACGCAGTAAACACTAGAAGAAGCCTCTCTTCTTGGGGATATGTGCAGTTCATTGTCTGTTTGATGGTTGTGGTGCATGCTAAACAAGTGTTCAGTTCTTGAACGCACGGGAAATGCATGGTTTTAACATAGCACAAATCTCAGGGTTTGGCTGCATTTTTCCTCCAGAGGCAGGAACATTGAGCTCCACTTAACTGTTCTCTTCTGCTCCGCTTCTCAGCAACTACAGAGGTGACGGTTTTTTATCCAATTTCTAAATCATGATCTTTGCTTCAGTCTTTGTGAAGCAGATGAACTGAATCCTGTCAGAACAGAAATGTCCTTTAGTTCCTCAGGAGTTTACTTTCATGGAGAATCTTTAGAGTAAAAGAGgatttaaaagaacattttacttTCAGTTTAGTTCTGAAACCCAATCAGGTTCTCTTTTGGACACAACTGCTTGTTGACTGCTGCAGCTGCGGTCCCACCATTTCTTGTAAATAAAAGAGGAAACAGTCCCCCACCTGCgcgcgcacacatacacacacacacacacaaacaaacaaagaaatacacacagGAAAGAGGGCTGCTCTTAAACTCTGAGACAGCAGAGTTTGTCCAGCAGACACAGACGTTGgagtttctccgtttttttcttcttcggtgagtctttgtgaaaaagttgttttctgttCTCATCATGAAGCTGTTGTGTTGATCTGTGaggaaaaaagcagcaaacacATCAGAGGTCACTGACAACATGGCGACTCTGAAAGTTTTCATGTGGGTGTGTTGAGACGGTTCAGAGAAACTCTGGTCCTTCTTCCAGAAACTCGGATTCAGTTCTGTGAATGTTGTTTCAGGctcttaatgtgtttttaaaaatccaatgcAATTATAATGTATGTTAGGGTCAATGGCCGGCAAAGTGTGCATTGTCAGAAATGAATGCACGCTGTGGAAGCTTAAACCAACAGACGCGgagcggaggacggttgcttccgctaAGTGCGTTATTGCTGATGAtccacacttcgaaggccattatcccgcttataccatggtcacttacaaaagaaataaatagtcaGTCATTATTTTTTCAAGATGGCTCTCCCCTGGGTGCGACATTGCGCAGACAGGTTTTGTTTGTAGTGTCTGAACAGTGTTCGTTCatatcaaatacaaaagggaATCTCTTTTAAGGTTGAAACAAACGAGTTACAGAGGATAAAAGGTTGGGCCACAACAATAATGTGGTTGTGACTCCCATGacagtcatattttttttaatctactggTCTCTGTCTTAATATTTGTTCATCTATATTTCAGTCAGATAACTCATGCAGTAGAGAAagctttatttttcatatttcttttagtttggcataaggcccCCGTTCAGACACAATAAAATAAGATCTCTGTAGAAAACTTCAGGTATAAAAcaacccctaacggagctcacaggtggaacgGGGTGAGGGTGGGGCGAGAAACGTAGAGCTTGTGGAAATGGATGAAGAGGGCAAACATCACACACCTGGTTCTTAAGTAGGACGcggaacaggtgagttaattgggcTGAACCGCCCGCGGGGAGGTGTGAACAGGAAAACGCACTGCTGAACTACCTGCCTTAAATTCTCCCAAGGTCGTTCATTTATGAACcttgttagtttttgttgtcCTTCTGTATTTCACCCTGACTAGAGAAATGCTGAAGAAAAATTCCAATGTACTTGTTTTACATGTAAAGATTGGAATAAACTCTTAATCTAAATAATCAGGATGACCAATTCTAACATAATTCCACACAGCCCAATCGGTCGGTTCATCAGCTTAGatgacaaataaacaaaaggtTTTGGTATCGGAATACAGAGCTCAGAACCTCTATCTGGTAACAATCAGGATGTTTATCAGAGTTTAAGAagactgtcatggtttgggtttctttgtattagtTTTTTGCTTCCATCATGTCACCTTCATGATTTGAgttttgcttcctgttttattttggaaggtttcctgttttgtcatgcttttgagttttacttccctctcctaatcatgttcacctgtgtcttgtctgtccggtctgtatttaagtcttgtctctgccttcctcttgtgctggtccgtTAACGTTTTTCTCGTATCATCCCTTCTGCCATGTGTTCATGCTATGCCCACAGTGAgttaagttttgttttactgcgctgcagcgccttttgataaataaaccccttgccctcgaaccgtgtgcctcccgtctctgcattttgggtccttcatgctcaccagcccccccaacctgacaaaggcatgtttcctctgcaggtgaaggtggaaggtgtgtgtgagctgatgtggatccagtgaatccagcagcatggatcagtgggaggaaccacaggagggagcccctccctctaaaagcagagatggcaaccatgacaaccagagcaaagctcagaggtgagatgaacatatccaactgtccatgatcttctccatgtcagagctcAGGACTCACACCAGCAACCTTCATTCTTCACAGGAACCAACCTGGACCTGGATCCAGCTGGAGTTCTAACAGGTGTGACAGACCAGAGgattatttaaatgaatttaaaaacagtCATTCATCAGTGAAACAGTGAGTGTTTGTCAGATACATGTTATGGATGTAACGGATAGGGGGGTGTCTTGGTAAGAGTCTGGTGACACGATACGCATTCTGATATTGTACCAgaacacatttatttcttttattaaagaTGATTTGGAAAAACCTGCTGCGCTTAGCATCGGCTAAAATGCTGTCGGCAAAGCGGGcaaaagttctgcagaacctcccagcaatagattctagtttagcgacctgatggatcagagggatgtgtacaacgctctgaaaaaagctGACATTGTGTTGATCAGCGTTACCAGTTTACGTCCGTCTGTGAGCAGCCAGAgcagatatgtaaacaaagccccttttttgtcacattaaagcaactttccttcgctctgtcatgctgcctcatcgcAGTTTatttctggaaagaatcagtgtgtcccccccaccccatcctttatttttgaagcaccattcaggctcctgaactcTTAAAAAGCActagagaagctacattaatgctgaaaataaacagcattttatttccccaatagaaacttattggttaaggctcaGCTCATtcattatttgtgttttcttacacttaaaaaaaatatatatatatatatttttaaaaccatcaatgttgactgttccctttctatattttaacttaccaaaataaaagcactatgaatttgctttggtaaacgcaacttatatatgagatacaattgcagtgcttaacattgtgatcattaaataaactgaatttgaccattttattacagtggaagacattgAAATTCtggttgagttttttcaaacaatGTGGCACCAGTTTTAGTTCGATACAGGTATCtccaaatgaactatcgtgaAATATtgtagaatctttttttttctaacacccctagtAACGGATGGACAATAATTGATCAATTGGAAGTTTTTTCCTAAATTGACAATACCTGCATGCAGTGTCACACAGTAGTCAGAACGGGGCATTTTGACAGACTGTCTCACTGCAGATCAGTCTGCTCATGATTTGAGTTCAATAGTTCAACATGGAAGATAATCTGATGAACCTcaataacaaaagaaatgaaattttgaTAAAACGTTTTTTCATCAGGATCCAGCGGATATTTCTAACTGACTGTGGAAGAGTGAGTGTCTGTCAGAGTTTTTGGAGGCTGGATTCTAGTTCAGATGATCAACAGTTTTCAGATGAAGGACTTGAggtctggttcagttctggatctctctgatcagactcacttggagcatcatgtgtgtgatgagatcttttcagttgagtcttctgagagtctctgagagacatcagagatgttggagaagaaaacatgttgactgctgactctgactgacagcagTTCCAGTCTAATGAGAAGAATCACTGCAGACTCCTAGGATTCAGATTTTCATGCTTTCCAAACATCACATTGTTCTAGTTGGACTTTCTGCTCTCAGAATTTCTACATTTCTACGTGGAGAATTGGAATCagcttttctagaaaaaaagtctggattgactgacagaaaatgcTGAAAGCTGGAAACTGTTGATCCAAACATGTCATGTTATTCCAGACTAAACAGCTCAGTCTGTGTTCATGTCAAAGTCCATCAGCTGTTCATGAAGAAGCAGATCCTCCAACACTCTGATGGTTTGGTGTTTGCAGAGGTCAACAGGTCACACAGAGAGTCCAGTCTGCAGCCTCCAGCTGTGGCTCCATGAAGAGTGACCAGTCCAAAGATGATCCTCTAGCCTTCAGaactgaaccaggaccttcagaCTCACAGTAAGCAGTTTCTAGTGAACAGAGATCTGTCAATTAATCTTTTTCCACAGAAAGTATTTAGAGAAGATTTTGTTGTTGGAGAGAAACCAAAACAGTAACTTTAGCTCCAAATCCCAAACTGCCTTTAAAAATGTCAGGCATGATGTCATCATTCTCTGATAGTTTGAAGTCCTTCAGGTCACTGACTGAACagaattcatttaaaatgaaactggTTCTCTGGGATTTTCTGCTTTATTCCTTATCTGAGGTTCACTTATCAACCAAAGCACAAAGTCTGAAGGTCAATGAGGAATTTTCACTAAACTGCAGAAATTCAAAGAGTTTGAATAATTTCTAACACTTAACTGTTCATTTAGAGTATTACCATTGTCATGGGTTgtcttttgattttaaataaacaaataaacatcaaataaatcaaGTTCTACTCTTTTATCCCCACACAAGTCAATTCTTATTCACACTCCACGTACCACACTCACAATATTTACATTTGATATGACCATTCATATATCTACAATGGCGCCCTATTTGTCCATCTAGGGTTCTCTGCTCCTAAACGGGGAAGCGGCTCCAACTCAAGATCTCCTCACAAAGTCAAAAATAATAACCAAAATGATCTCACCTGGTCCATTGGGTTAATGTCAGGGAGTCTCACTCTGATCTTGGTCTCTTTCCAGCCACGTCCATCCCCGAAAGCAAATACTAAATAATCCCCAGCGGCAAAATAATGAAAAGTCCGAGTAAGATCCTCCTCCGTAACCCCCGTTGGTCTGTATCCGGGTGTAACTTCGTTGGTAGATGCTCATTGGAAGGGCCCTTTTAGTCTCCTTTTCCGtttctaaagtttttttctcttattagGAGATCCCCACCTTTTCTGCTAGTCCTTATCTAACCCAGGAAAAGGATGCCGTGAATAAACGCACCCCTGCTGATTGCATCCAGCTGTGCAGGAGTGATCTCAGCGGCATCACCGGTACCCACATATACAAAAATATGTGtactcaaaaatacaaaataaaacacaggacCTTTTCACTCTACAGGCTAAATAAATGCCAAAAATATTGGACACCTTTATGTGCCTGTCACATAATTTCTGACTCACATGTTGGCTCCTCCCACTTTCTGCCGTGTCTGTTCTTCTGCTCCAAAATGGTTTCAAAGACTAAAATCAGAGCAAGTTCAAGTGGACTATGCTTGGTGGCAGGACTTTCCTCATTGTTGGACTGCTACTCCTAGTGATTCTGGAGGTCCATTATACAACCATTATACAACTCTGGTTGTCCCGAGTTACTCCAACAGCCTGTTAGAGTGGCTGACAGTCCCCTCCAGTGTGCTGGGAAGAACCACTTTGAACATCATTCTATCGTTTTAGAGGATGAAGTCCCTAAAGGGCTCGAGCATACAGGGTCTCTcctctaaaaaagaaaacaattgcaGAGCATATTGACAAAATTTCAAAAGAAGACGTCATTGAACCAACCCAGTCTTCTTGGTCATCCCCTGTGGTCCTGGTAAAAAAAACGGATGAATCTTACCGATTTTGTGTGGATTAAAGACGTGTAAATGCTAAGACCCTGCTCGAAAGATATCCAATGCCAATGACATCTTGGAGTCACTAGAAGGTGCGTCCTGGTTTAGTTCCCTAGACTTAGTCTTGATATTGGCAGGTCGAAATGGCAAAAAATAGTATCCCATGAAACCGCATTCACCACGCACATGGGCCTATTTCAGTTCCATTGTATGCCattcagactaaaaaaaatgctgcagcaACATTCCAACGGCTAATGGAAAGAGTGTTGGGTGATATGAGAGGAAGGATATGTTTTGTACATATTAATGACATTATAGTGTACTCAAGGAAGACAATGGAAGCCCACATGGAAGACCAGACAGCTGTGTTTGAAAGACTTAAGACCGCAGGCCTTAGTTTGAATATATCTAAATGCCACTTTTTTAAGAGAGAACTGCGGTTGTGAGGACACTTGGTGTCCGACTTAGGGGTGGAGGTGGACccggagaaaaaaacacaagcagtGACTGATTTTCCTACTGCCACTGTTAAGTCACTCCAACGATTTTTAGGTCTAGCTGGATGGTATCAGCAGTTTATTACTCATTTCGCTGACATTACAGCTCCTTTGAACCACCTGAAAAAGAAAGGAGTGGAGTGGAACTGGACCAAGGAATGCCAAGAGAGCATAGAAATGTTAAGGGAGGCCTTAAAAATTCCTCCGGTCTTATCACAACCAGATGTGTCTCTGGCATTTCAGGTCCATTCCGAAGCCAGTGATGCAGACCTGGGAGCCATACTAACACAAGATCCACCACAAAGAGAGTGTGTCATAGCCTATGCTTCCAGGGTGCTGCGGGGTCCAGAAAAGAATTATTCCACCTCAGAGAAGGAGTGTTTGAAAGTCATGTGGGCAGTAGAAAAGTGGCGGCACTATTTGGAAGGACAGGAGTTTATGGTTTATACTGACCATGCAGCTCTGTCATGGGCCTTTAATTGCCCCGAAATGTAAATGTGATTAACTCGTTGGATTTGAAGGCTccaaaaatattgtttaaaggTTCACTACAGAAAGGGGTGCCTCAATATAGATCCTGATGCGCTCTCCCGGGTAGTTGAGCCACTCGTCATCTGACTTGGACCACAAAAGAACTCGGGCAACAGTTTGGGTTTGACATTTTCAGTTAAACCTTTTTCTGATTTACCTACCACGTTAGCCGAACTCACACAAGAACAAGCTAAAGATCCAGATGTTAGTGATCTACATCAATCCCACCTTACATCCACCCCTTCGGGTCGCATAGGTTTTGTGACACATCAGGGGGTGCTGTATTGAAGGGAGCCATTGAAAGACCAGGGTGTAAAATACCAGTTGGTAGTTCCCAAGTATTTCCAGTATTTCCAGTATTTCCATGATTCATGTTGGGGATTTATATTATGGGACCATTTCCTaggagtagagctgtgacggtgtgggattttttatTACCgtggtgatgaaccagcaggggggcGCTGTGTCGTGGTTAACCGCAGCCCCtcccccaattttttttttttttttaaacacaaaatcccccggcggccgcgtcacaaatgaatacaattacatcacagtattctttattaacaaataacagtaatgaCTAACTACTACCagtctaactaatgaactaactatataggtgttgtagaattactatgtgtatgtgtgtcagcgaGCTGTGTGTTGGAGGAAGGggcgcacacgtgtgttggggatgcgtgttgattcttctgcagcggaccgctctggaGCTTCATGCGAgtcttcacctgtgctctctggtacagacatcttctcagaatattatatattgcccggtaataaacagactgcaaacactttgtcacctttccggtagccatgaacctgacacccatgaagaacgcggggcaggagggtCCAccttatggaagcgattctgtagcataaaggAAAAGATaggtcaaaaccagaaatgcttttttattttcaaaatgaagctccATTTTatgaatcaaaattaaaatgaaaaagcaatactttaaaatgctttttcatttccttcatcaacacagcttattctgtcacttaattaaaatgataaagaaaatggtatttgacatttcattttcaaaatgttctctggtaaatatgtagcaaaattcattcattaaaatggattaacagaaatgctttttaattttcaaaatgtaactgaatcaaatgactcaaaattaaaatgaaaaagcaatatttcaaaatgctttttcattttatacgtAAAAccacttattctgtgtcataattaaaacgaaaatgcaaagaggggaatGCATTTGCTTTGTCACATCCACCCTGGAAACCTTGTCTCAATATTCATTAAGAAAAAGCatctccagaggggaggcggggatatgacgtcactgctttctccgtgtgtccggccgctGAGAGACATAGacacaccaggagcagactgtgttagcggcagagaaaaCGGCTTTGttgtggttgtgaacttctgatgagtttatacagcttctcaggactacatagccACATGTCCGCCTTATGCGGTCTTGACTGAATGTTTGCAGAAAGGTGAAGGGCAAAGGCATAAATTTATTGGAGCAGGCACTGGTGGAGGAAATCAGATGATTAGCAGCAGCGGGGCAACTGCCATGacgattttaaataatttttttcctttgtaccTCATCAACAAACCCCAACattaaattcttcttttttattttctggtcTAAATGAGAATCAGTAATCCAGTTTTCTGTGACTCTGATTCATCTGTGAGTCCGAATGAATGTTGGAATCATTGCTGTTCTGAAAACCACAGCATTCATGATGCATCTGAGATGATCCAAATCCAAAAGAACTCATCAAACACCATCATGAAAGAAACCCAGCTCTAATAAAACAAGTGTTTTCTATCAGGATCCATCAGAGACTCAGAActggatctggatctgaacCCAGCTGTGCTTCCTTCAGGAGTGACCGGTCAATGGATCGTCCTATCAACTTGAACTCATCCTCAACTTCTGGTGCAGAGAGGTGAGCtgcttttaaatgttcaaactgACTCAAATGAGGTAAATCTTTATATTCCATGTGTTTGATGTGAGCTCAGCTCTTTCTCTCAGATATTTCTATCTTTAGCGTGTTAGTCTCTGTACACTGACAGAATGGATCTGATTGTTGCTGATTGTCCACAGACTGGAccagcagagctcagagacTCCCAGTGGTCCGTCTGTccagcagcatcaaacacaccTGGACTCCATCTTTCTGGTCTGTACACGAACAACAACTACTTTCCCATCATTCTGTCCACAGTCGTCTCCATGCTGCACTTTGGACACCAGTGGACTGTCAGTGTGTCcaacatggagctgatgtttggcTCCATGACTTCACTCTGATTGGCTCATTCATCTGGAATTctgttgcagctgctggaggacaacattgtcacttttgtcaagaaggagctgaagaagatccagaagcttctgagtcacagggaggaagaggaggagctggaggatgacgatgaagagcagaggaacagcagagAGTCACTGATGAAGATCACAGTGAACTTCCTGAGGAGAATGAAGCAGGAGGAGCTGGCTGATGGACTGCAGAGCAGTAAGAGGATTTCTCTGAAGGTTTCAGCTGCTGAGAAATGAAGATTTACTGATGTCTGAACACATGGAACCACAGGGATTCAAACCCTCATcattcagggctgcagagagttGATTTACGGTTTGTTGTCTTCATTCaggatctgctgcagtttgtcaACATGAAGTCCAATCTGGTCTCAAGAAGAAGTTCCAGTGTTTGTTTGAGGGGATGGCTAAAGCAGGAAGCCCAACCCTTCTGAATGAGATCTACACAGAGCTCTTCAtcacagagggaggaagaggagagctgaatgaagaacatgaggtcagacagattgaagcagcatccaggaaagcagacagagcagaaacAAGCATCAGACAAGAAGAGCTCTTCCAACTCCCAGCTGGAAGaccagaaccaaacagaaccgtGATGACTAAGGGAGTGGCTGGCATCGGGAAAACAGTCTTAACacagaagttcactctggactgggctgaaggcaaagcccaccagaacctccacttcacatttccattcactttcagagagctgaatgtgctgaaagaggagaagttcagcttggtggaacttgttcatcacttcttccctgaaaccaaacaagcaggaatctgcagctttgaagacttccaggtcctcttcatctttgatggtctggatgagtGTCGACTTCCTCTGGACTTCCACAAGACTCGGATCCTGAAGGACCCTAGAAAGTCCACCTCGGTGGCTGATCTGCTGACAAACCTCATCAGGGGGAACCTGCTTCCCTCTGCTCGCCTCTGGATAACCAcacgacctgcagcagccaatcagatccctgcTGAGTGTGTTGACATGGTGACAGAGGTCAGAGGGTTCAATGATCcacagaaggaggagtacttcaggaagaggttcagagatgaagagcaggccAGCAGGATCATCTCCCACATCCAGAGATCCAGAAGCCTCCACATCATGTGCCACATcccagtcttctgctggatcactgctacagttctggaggatctgatgaagagcagagagggaggagagctgcccaaGAGCCTGACTGAGATGTACATCCATTTCCTGGTAGTTCAGGCCAAAATCCAGAAGGTCAAGTATGATGGAGGAGCTGAGACAGATCCACACTGGAGTCTAGAGAGCAGGAAGATGATGGAGTCTCTGGGAAAACTGGCttttgagcagctgcagaaaggaaaCCTGATCTTCTATGAATCCGACCTGACAGAGTGTGGCATCGATATCAGAGCAGCCTCAGTGTACTCAggagtgttcacacaggtctttAGAGAGGAGAGAGGCCTGTACCAGGACAAGgtcttctgcttcatccatctgagtgttcaggagtttctggctgctcTTCATGTCCACCTGACCTTCATCACCTCTGGACTCAACCTCATGGAGGAAAAACAATCACAGATCTCTCAGCCTGAACAGAGAAGTCCAGTCCAGTTGTACCAGAGTGCTGTGAAGAAGGCCTTACAGAGTCCAA
The sequence above is drawn from the Oryzias latipes chromosome 2, ASM223467v1 genome and encodes:
- the LOC111948614 gene encoding NLR family CARD domain-containing protein 3-like, which gives rise to MKITVNFLRRMKQEELADGLQSRSAAVCQHEVQSGLKKKFQCLFEGMAKAGSPTLLNEIYTELFITEGGRGELNEEHEVRQIEAASRKADRAETSIRQEELFQLPAGRPEPNRTVMTKGVAGIGKTVLTQKFTLDWAEGKAHQNLHFTFPFTFRELNVLKEEKFSLVELVHHFFPETKQAGICSFEDFQVLFIFDGLDECRLPLDFHKTRILKDPRKSTSVADLLTNLIRGNLLPSARLWITTRPAAANQIPAECVDMVTEVRGFNDPQKEEYFRKRFRDEEQASRIISHIQRSRSLHIMCHIPVFCWITATVLEDLMKSREGGELPKSLTEMYIHFLVVQAKIQKVKYDGGAETDPHWSLESRKMMESLGKLAFEQLQKGNLIFYESDLTECGIDIRAASVYSGVFTQVFREERGLYQDKVFCFIHLSVQEFLAALHVHLTFITSGLNLMEEKQSQISQPEQRSPVQLYQSAVKKALQSPNGHLDLFLRFLLGLSLQTNQSLLRGLLTQTGSSSQTNKKTVQFIKEKISENLSAEKSINLFHCLNELNDGSLVEEIQQFLRSGRLSTEKLSPAQWSALVFFLLSSEEDLEVFDLQKYSASEEALLRLLPVIKASNKALLRCSFLSVRSCAALSSVLSSQSSRLRVLDLSHNNLQDSGVKLLSAGLESPDCKLETLRLERCSLSEISCEVLVSALKKNPSNLTELDLSWIRNLQDSGVLHLCGFLESPDCRLQTLRLKFCSLSKTSCAALVSVLKSNPPHLTELDLRDNDLQSSDVQQLQDLVESPNSKLQTLRWRGWFSCSSWRSREEQRQQLVCRDVVIGRCSWEVESRVMEESEEVEMSVRAAAGTDLRSAPLSLSASSGQLLCCSSPGGLMENCTSSSHSNLEC